A single region of the Malaclemys terrapin pileata isolate rMalTer1 chromosome 4, rMalTer1.hap1, whole genome shotgun sequence genome encodes:
- the NKX2-8 gene encoding homeobox protein Nkx-2.8: MATAGRISFTVRSILDLPEQDANNSKPDSDRHPSGKYASSPYGEWIESDRNHYLSSDESGPETSLPDSTQRSHPPHGPEAEKKKKRRVLFSKAQTLELERRFRQQRYLSAPEREQLAHLLSLTPTQVKIWFQNHRYKMKRAKTEGSCSTELSQPPLLRRVVVPVLVRDGKPCQSCTTSPGAAAAAAAAQDKLGCHTQTAFTIQGYQAFQPSSAAALSLFPAYQRLAHPAIVSWNW, from the exons ATGGCCACAGCTGGCAGGATCAGTTTTACGGTGAGGAGCATTTTGGATTTACCGGAGCAGGATGCTAACAACAGCAAGCCGGACTCGGATCGCCACCCGTCGGGGAAGTACGCCAGCTCGCCGTACGGGGAATGGATCGAAAGCGACAGAAACCATTATCTGT CTTCGGATGAGAGCGGTCCAGAAACGAGTTTACCCGATTCCACCCAAAGATCGCACCCGCCCCACGGCCCGGAAGccgagaaaaagaaaaagaggcgAGTGCTCTTCTCCAAGGCACAGAccctggagctggagaggcggTTCCGGCAGCAGAGGTACCTCTCGGCCCCGGAACGGGAGCAGTTGGCCCATTTGCTCAGCCTGACCCCCACGCAAGTAAAGATCTGGTTCCAGAACCACAGGTACAAAATGAAAAGGGCTAAAACGGAGGGGTCCTGCAGCACCGAACTcagccagccccctctgctccggAGAGTCGTGGTGCCAGTGCTGGTCAGGGATGGCAAACCCTGCCAGAGCTGTACCACCAGCCCGGGAGCggcagcggcagcggcagcgGCGCAGGACAAGCTGGGCTGCCACACACAAACTGCTTTCACAATCCAAGGATACCAAGCCTTCCAGCCCAGCTCCGCCGctgccctgagcctcttccctGCCTACCAGCGCTTAGCACACCCTGCAATAGTCTCCTGGAATTGGTGA